A DNA window from Theobroma cacao cultivar B97-61/B2 chromosome 5, Criollo_cocoa_genome_V2, whole genome shotgun sequence contains the following coding sequences:
- the LOC18597801 gene encoding UNC93-like protein 3 has translation MAIESMDTRDEEAPLVADISQSETPKTRTRDVHILSCAFLLVFLAYGAAQNLETTVNAEGNLGTVSLGILYVSFAFFSLFASLVVRVLGSKNAVVLGTTGYWLYIAANLKPTWYTMVPVSVYLGFAASIIWVGEGTYLTSIARSHARDSNLHEATVIGNFNGEFWAMFALHQFVGNLITLAVLQNGAEGSSSNTTLLFIVFLCSMTLGTILMCFLCKINDKEEKVSADSSVSFSSAVVSRLKSVITPLLDIRMLLIIPLIAYSGLQQAFVWADYTKDVVNPILGEAGVGGAMAVYGAFDAICSLAAGRLTSGLKSITFIVCGGAFFQAVIFLWLLLKYSATSGVLGIVYPLLMAALLGIGDGVLNTQLSALLALLFKHDTEGAFAQLKVWQSSAIAVVFFLSPAITLQTMVMIMLVAIIVSLVSFLFLTVKVEKAFS, from the exons ATGGCAATCGAATCGATGGATACTCGAGACGAGGAGGCGCCGCTGGTTGCGGATATTTCGCAAAGTGAGACTCCGAAAACCCGAACGAGAGATGTTCATATTTTGAGCTGTGCCTTCTTGTTGGTCTTCCTTGCTTATGGAGCTGCTCAGAATTTGGAGACTACTGTTAATGCT GAAGGAAATTTGGGAACGGTGTCGCTCGGGATACTGTATGTATCTTTTGCGTTCTTCTCGTTGTTTGCATCGTTGGTGGTTCGAGTACTGGGGTCGAAGAATGCTGTGGTTCTGGGGACTACTGGTTATTGGTTGTACATAGCTGCAAATTTGAAGCCTACATG GTATACCATGGTACCGGTTTCTGTGTACCTTGGTTTTGCGGCTTCAATAATATGGGTCGGGGAG GGGACATATCTTACTTCCATTGCACGCAGTCATGCTAGAGATAGCAACTTACATGAAGCAACCGTGATTGGTAACTTCAATGGAGAATTTTGGGCAATGTTTGCTCTTCACCAG TTTGTTGGAAATCTTATTACGCTTGCAGTGTTGCAAAATGGAGCG GAAGGAAGTTCCAGCAACACAACTTTGCTGTTCATCGTGTTTCTTTGTAGTATGACATTAGGTACCATACTTATGTGTTTCTTATGTAAAATTAATGACAAAGAAGAGAAGGTATCAGCAGATTCTTCTGTCAGTTTTTCTTCTGCTGTGGTATCTCGGTTGAAGTCAGTTATCACTCCTTTGCTTGACATACGGATGCTGTTGATCATTCCTCTTATTGCTTATTCAGGATTACAGCAAGCATTTGTATG GGCTGATTACACCAAGGATGTTGTAAACCCAATTCTTGGAGAGGCTGGAGTGGGTGGTGCAATGGCAGTTTATGGGGCTTTTGATGCAATT TGTTCACTGGCGGCTGGTCGACTCACGTCTGGTCTCAAGTCAATAACTTTCATAGTTTGCGGGGGAGCTTTTTTTCAGGCAGTGATATTCCTCTGGCTTTTGCTAAAATACAG CGCAACGAGTGGAGTGCTTGGCATAGTATACCCGCTTCTCATGGCAGCTTTACTGGGCATTGGTGATGGCGTATTGAATACACAGCTTAGCGCTTTACTTGCTCTACTTTTTAAGCATGACACG GAAGGAGCATTTGCACAGCTCAAGGTGTGGCAGAGTTCCGCCATTGCAGTAGTGTTCTTTTTGAGCCCGGCTATCACGTTGCAGACAATGGTGATGATCATGCTTGTCGCAATTATCGTTTCATTGGTTTCGTTCCTATTCCTTACTGTAAAGGTAGAGAAAGCATTCTCTTAG
- the LOC18597802 gene encoding pentatricopeptide repeat-containing protein At3g53700, chloroplastic, producing MSSSTCFKCYPWSYSPSLPFFQKPTSYFSISFSSTQQNQTQFPLSHNFTPTQLLDTLRRQNDESSALRLFDWASKQPNFTPNLSIYEELLTRLGKHGSFDSMKHILQQMKLSGCELRRGTFLILVESYADFDLYDEILDVVELMESEFGLKSDTHFYNFLLNVLVDGNKLKLVEAAHNGMVSRGVKPDVSTFNVLIKALCNAHQIRPAILMMEEMPSYGLSPDEKTFTTIMQGFIDEGNLDGALRIREQMVEAGQQVTNVTVNVLVHGFCKEGRIEGALDFIQIMTNEGFYPDQFTFNTLVNGLCKAGYVKHALEIMDAMLQDGFDLDIFTYNSLISGLCKIGEIEEAVEILNQMILRDCSPNTVTYNTLISTLCKENQVEEATELARVLTSKGIFPDVCTFNSLIQGLCLTRNHSIAMELFEEMKNKGCQPDEFTYNMLIDSLCCRGKLEEALSLLKEMESGGCARNVITYNTLIDGFCKNKRIQDAEEIFDEMEIQGVSRNSVTYNTLIDGLCKSRRVEEAAQLMDQMLMEGLKPDKFTYNSLLTYFCRAGDIKKAVDIVQTMTSNGCEPDIVTYGTLIGGLCKAGRVDVATRVLRTVQMKGMALTPHAYNPVIQALFRRKRTNEAMRLYREMLEKGDPPDAISYKIVFRGLCNGGGPIGEAVDFVVEMIQKGFLPEFSSFYMLAEGLCSLSMEDTLVKLIDMVMEKANCSDSEVSIIRGFLRIRKFQDALAILGNILDSKKPKKSFSLR from the coding sequence ATGTCTTCCTCTACATGTTTCAAATGCTACCCTTGGTCTTACTCTCCATCCCTCCCTTTCTTCCAAAAACCCACTTCGTATTTCTCCATCTCCTTCTCATCCACTCAACAAAACCAAACCCAGTTTCCTCTCTCCCACAATTTCACTCCCACTCAACTCCTCGACACCCTCCGCCGCCAAAACGATGAATCCTCTGCTCTTCGCTTATTCGATTGGGCCTCAAAGCAGCCCAATTTCACCCCAAACTTATCCATCTACGAAGAACTCCTCACCAGGCTTGGAAAACACGGCTCCTTTGATTCTATGAAGCATATTCTACAACAAATGAAGCTCTCTGGCTGTGAACTTCGTAGAGGTACATTCCTGATTCTTGTCGAAAGTTATGCCGATTTTGATTTGTACGATGAAATCCTTGACGTTGTTGAGTTGATGGAGAGTGAGTTTGGTTTAAAGTCCGACAcccatttttataatttccttttgaaTGTTCTAGTGGATGGGAATAAGTTAAAGTTAGTAGAAGCTGCTCATAATGGAATGGTTAGTAGAGGGGTGAAGCCTGATGTTTCAACTTTCAACGTTTTAATTAAGGCTTTATGTAATGCACATCAAATTAGGCCTGCCATTTTAATGATGGAAGAAATGCCTAGTTATGGTTTAAGCCCTGATGAGAAAACGTTTACCACGATAATGCAAGGGTTTATTGATGAAGGTAATTTGGATGGTGCATTGAGGATTAGAGAACAAATGGTGGAAGCCGGACAACAAGTTACTAATGTGACTGTGAATGTTTTGGTACATGGGTTTTGTAAGGAAGGTAGGATTGAGGGGGCGTTGGATTTTATACAGATAATGACGAATGAAGGGTTTTATCCAGATCAATTCACTTTCAATACACTGGTGAATGGTTTGTGTAAGGCAGGTTATGTTAAACATGCTTTGGAGATCATGGATGCGATGCTTCAAGACGGGTTTGATCTGGATATATTTACATACAACTCTTTGATTTCTGGATTGTGTAAAATTGGCGAGATTGAGGAGGCAGTGGAAATTTTAAACCAAATGATATTGAGGGATTGTTCACCAAACACTGTTACGTATAATACCTTGATTAGCACCTTGTGTAAGGAGAACCAAGTTGAAGAAGCCACTGAACTTGCTCGTGTACTAACAAGTAAGGGGATTTTTCCTGATGTTTGCACCTTTAATTCTTTGATACAAGGTCTGTGCCTGACAAGAAATCATAGTATTGCTATGGAACTGTTTGAGGAGATGAAGAACAAAGGGTGCCAACCTGATGAATTTACCTACAATATGTTGATTGATAGCTTGTGTTGTAGAGGGAAACTAGAAGAAGCTTTAAGCCTGCTTAAAGAAATGGAGTCAGGTGGCTGTGCTCGGAATGTTATTACTTATAATACTTTGATTGATGGATTCTGCAAAAACAAGAGGATTCAAGATGCAGAGGAAATCTTTGATGAAATGGAAATTCAAGGGGTTTCAAGAAATTCAGTGACCTATAACACCCTCATTGATGGTCTCTGCAAGAGCAGGAGGGTGGAGGAGGCTGCTCAGCTCATGGACCAGATGCTAATGGAAGGATTGAAGCCTGACAAGTTCACGTACAATTCTCTGCTTACATACTTTTGCAGGGCTGGGGATATTAAAAAGGCTGTGGATATCGTCCAAACCATGACTTCAAATGGGTGTGAACCAGATATTGTCACCTATGGAACCCTGATTGGAGGCCTTTGTAAGGCAGGTAGGGTAGATGTTGCAACAAGAGTCCTTAGAACTGTACAGATGAAAGGGATGGCTTTGACGCCACATGCTTATAACCCTGTTATTCAAGCACTATTTAGACGGAAGAGAACCAATGAAGCTATGAGGCTTTATAGAGAGATGTTGGAGAAGGGTGATCCTCCAGATGCCATATCATATAAGATAGTATTTCGTGGCCTTTGCAATGGTGGAGGACCAATTGGAGAAGCTGTTGATTTTGTAGTCGAGATGATTCAGAAAGGATTTTTACCTGAATTCTCATCATTCTACATGCTGGCTGAAGGACTTTGTTCATTATCTATGGAGGATACCTTAGTAAAGCTCATTGATATGGTAATGGAGAAAGCAAACTGCTCAGACAGCGAGGTTTCCATCATAAGGGGTTTCCTTAGAATTCGTAAATTTCAAGATGCTTTGGCCATTCTTGGAAACATACTGGACAGCAAAAAGCCTAAGAAATCTTTCTCgttaagatga
- the LOC18597800 gene encoding uncharacterized protein LOC18597800 — translation MLLALFTSLLHRLLLRWPVLLYAATWTVLLTAVVAIASFSPELAFVSAISQSSSFSKECGIEGSVRVPIDVPGEKLCLPGHLFGRSKIDWIVPPVFAAVVVTGSAWVVRGMGLWEFDETH, via the coding sequence ATGCTGCTCGCCCTTTTCACATCCCTGCTTCATCGCCTCTTACTACGGTGGCCAGTGCTACTCTACGCTGCCACGTGGACCGTTCTCTTAACGGCGGTGGTGGCGATCGCATCGTTCTCGCCGGAGCTTGCTTTTGTCTCCGCCATATCTCAGTCATCCTCGTTTTCGAAAGAGTGCGGGATAGAGGGGTCCGTTAGAGTTCCGATAGACGTGCCGGGAGAGAAACTGTGCTTGCCGGGTCACCTGTTTGGTAGGTCCAAAATTGACTGGATAGTGCCACCGGTTTTCGCTGCTGTCGTCGTGACTGGGTCGGCTTGGGTGGTCCGTGGCATGGGCTTGTGGGAATTCGACGAGACCCATTAA
- the LOC18597798 gene encoding putative E3 ubiquitin-protein ligase LIN-1, with amino-acid sequence MAGNYRFVMDQKDIVRTLITTVGSFTQDRLINKEQRIQHKEQCAERLAAEDGSTDKDMEVRYSDQAVLANLDWGIEALEEAINTSNVETKHARLDYAEKMLQVCAMLTSDQKTAGVPNSYLSAWAHLNLSYLWKLRNNVHNPVLHILQMFIIDPFFARIDFAPELWKELFLPHMSSIVGWYSEARHRLMMEAIPDSSDLSFTADFDQFFNESLIFSMRPDQVEKLKKLEQLYGESLDENTRLFAKYYKDCMNSDSTASKKVMAPMLPIAEPPMTPLHEVSRSIPDYVKFGPILPKSAGFSPVLKSKHGRREGNNRMMSATSVYSHNTDESAAWDPHDGVPEENEDDSEYKEIGSALQPKKLRNRTHSPSNFSPVDTPKTSSSKSSSPKPEGNSRKESKSILRLLSCRITDSSDPTSLPISPCKSNDHSISSGESDGEVIVCFSNTKEMQKSCRKNRGRAHSMSYDNVNIRTSEHSSQNESSEGNHSCVSLPLSEKLTPQSRPPKDFVCPITGQIFNDPVTLETGQTYERKAIEEWLNRGNTTCPITRQPLSSSALPKTNYVLKRLITSWKEQHPELAQEISYSETHRNSFSSPLGKEIVLVSPSPKSSKVPGCKSIDDYVNQRSKRFIRAAVATSPTSVISQAAVETIINGLKPFVPCLCTSNNLQECEAAVLAIARLWKESKGDAAVHSYLSKPTIVNGFVEILSASLDREVLRTSICILSELIFTNENVGETLTSVDSDFDCLAALLKNGLAEAAVLIYQLRPAIAQLSSHDLVPSLVQMVLHKNEESDDLPSVMEPSDAAIAMLEQILMGGDEKSRSFNALSVISANGIPRLVKCLDRMEIRRSIISILLCCMRVDKSCRNLIATGIELSYVLELFHAGNDSIRGICIDFLFELVQLNRRTLSNQMLEIIRTEGAFSTMHTFLVYLQMAPMEHQPAIATLLLQLDLLVEPRKMSIYREEAIEALIEALHRKDFPNQQMIVLDALLSLSGCFTSAGESYIEVWLLKMAGFDQPYNALIKTNLLQKHEKDLNETMEGEEKAAYLWERRVAFVLCNHEKGSIFKALEECFKSNSLKMAKSSLVIATWLTYMLSTLPDTGVSQAARESLLDEFINVLQSSKNLEEKILAALALKTFINDPAALEELGKYAKGIYKTLRKLKRNSVVATDILKALMNLSSVNAMELWSCTDIVELDSSTNGEVLCMLHLKGCLITSHSDGSIKVWDSGKRGLRLVQEAREHMKAVTCLYVPSSGDRLYSGSLDKTIRIWALKPEEIHCIQVHDVKEAVHDLSANSKFACFISQGNGVKVYNWTGTPKHITFNKHVKCLAITGDKIYCGCSGYSIQELDLCSSTWSTFYSGTRKLLGKQTINALHIDDGLLYAGGSAVDGIAGKVFSRSSKAVMGSFPTGFDIQQIAVNNDFIFTATKCGIIEVWLKERVTRVASIKMGSKGHAKITSLASDKDGGMLFAGSSDGKIQAWSLD; translated from the exons ATGGCTGGAAACTATAGGTTTGTGATGGACCAGAAAGATATTGTGAGGACATTGATTACAACTGTGGGAAGTTTTACACAAGATCGGTTGATCAATAAAGAGCAGAGAATCCAGCACAAAGAACAGTGTGCAGAGAGATTGGCAGCCGAGGATGGAAGCACAGACAAGGACATGGAGGTTCGGTACTCTGATCAAGCTGTACTAGCAAACTTAGATTGGGGGATTGAAGCCCTTGAAGAAGCTATCAACACATCCAATGTGGAAACCAAGCATGCACGGTTGGACTATGCAGAGAAGATGCTTCAAGTTTGTGCCATGCTGACTTCTGATCAGAAAACTGCTGGTGTCCCCAATTCCTACCTCTCTGCATGGGCTCATTTAAACCTCTCCTACCTTTGGAAACTGCGTAACAATGTTCATAATCCAGTTCTTCATATTCTTCAGATGTTTATTATCGATCCCTTTTTTGCAAGGATTGATTTTGCTCCTGAACTTTGGAAAGAGCTGTTCCTCCCACACATGAGCTCAATCGTTGGGTGGTATTCAGAAGCTAGGCATAGGCTTATGATGGAAGCAATCCCTGATTCTTCTGATCTGTCATTTACTGCTGATTTTGATCAATTCTTCAATgaatctttgattttctcCATGAGGCCAGACCAAGTtgagaaactgaaaaaattgGAGCAACTTTACGGAGAATCATTAGATGAGAATACGCGGTTGTTTGCTAAATACTATAAAGACTGTATGAATTCTGATTCAACTGCTAGCAAGAAAGTAATGGCTCCTATGTTACCGATTGCTGAGCCACCAATGACTCCTCTACATGAGGTGAGCCGGTCAATCCCTGATTATGTAAAATTCGGTCCTATATTGCCTAAAAGTGCCGGCTTCTCTCCAGTTCTCAAATCTAAACATGGCAGAAGAGAAGGAAACAACAG AATGATGAGTGCAACTTCAGTCTACTCACATAATACGGATGAATCTGCTGCATGGGATCCTCAT GATGGTGTGCCTGAGGAAAATGAAGATGATTCTGAGT ATAAGGAAATCGGATCAGCTCTGCAACCCAAAAAACTTAGGAATCGAACACATTCCCCCTCAAATTTTTCACCTGTAGACACCCCCAAAACCTCTTCCTCCAAAAGTTCATCTCCGAAACCTGAAGGGAATTCTAGAAAGGAATCGAAATCGATATTGCGCCTTTTATCCTGCCGTATCACAGATTCTAGTGATCCTACCTCTTTGCCTATCTCGCCATGCAAGAGTAATGACCACAGCATAAGCTCAGGAGAGTCGGATGGTGAAGTGATAGTATGTTTCTCAAATACCAAA GAGATGCAGAAAAGTTGTAGGAAGAACCGTGGTCGAGCTCATAGTATGAGTTATGATAATGTGAATATCCGAACATCGGAACATAG TTCTCAAAATGAAAGCAGTGAAGGTAACCATAGCTGTGTTTCCCTCCCCTTATCTGAGAAGCTGACACCGCAGTCAAGACCACCGAAAGATTTTGTCTGCCCCATCACAGGACAGATTTTCAATGACCCTGTTACTCTGGAAACAGGTCAAACATATGAAAGAAAAGCAATTGAAGAATGGCTAAATAGAGGGAACACAACATGCCCCATTACTCGGCAACCTCTCTCTTCAAGCGCACTGCCTAAGACAAACTATGTTTTGAAGAGGCTTATAACATCTTGGAAAGAGCAGCATCCTGAACTTGCTCAGGAAATTTCATACTCTGAAACACATAGGAATTCATTCAGCTCCCCCTTGGGGAAAGAAATTGTATTGGTTTCCCCATCACCCAAATCATCCAAAGTCCCTGGTTGCAAGAGTATAGATGATTATGTTAACCAAAGGAGCAAAAGATTTATACGAGCAGCCGTAGCTACATCACCAACCAGTGTGATATCTCAAGCTGCTGTTGAGACAATTATCAATGGACTAAAACCTTTTGTGCCATGTCTTTGTACTTCAAACAATTTACAAGAATGTGAAGCAGCAGTACTGGCAATTGCTAGATTATGGAAGGAGTCAAAGGGTGATGCTGCAGTTCATTCTTATTTATCCAAACCAACAATTGTTAATGGGTTTGTGGAGATACTGTCAGCTTCTTTGGACAGAGAAGTTCTCAGAACATCAATTTGCATCCTTTCAGAGCTAATTTTCACTAATGAAAATGTTGGGGAGACGTTGACCAGTGTAGATTCtgattttgattgtttggctGCTCTGCTAAAGAATGGCCTAGCTGAGGCTGCTGTTCTTATATACCAACTGAGGCCAGCAATTGCTCAGCTTTCATCTCATGACCTTGTTCCCTCCCTTGTCCAGATGGTACTacacaaaaatgaagaatCGGATGATCTTCCGTCAGTAATGGAACCCTCAGATGCTGCTATAGCAATGCTTGAACAAATATTGATGGGTGGGGATGAAAAAAGCAGGTCCTTCAATGCCTTGAGTGTAATTTCTGCAAATGGAATTCCTCGCCTGGTCAAGTGTCTGGATAGGATGGAAATAAGGAGGTCTATTATTTCCATACTCCTGTGTTGTATGAGAGTTGATAAAAGTTGCAGGAATCTGATAGCAACTGGAATTGAGCTTTCTTATGTTCTTGAGTTATTTCATGCTGGCAACGATAGTATACGAGGCATATGCATAGATTTTTTGTTCGAATTGGTTCAGCTGAATAG GAGGACTCTCAGCAATCAGATGTTGGAAATAATTAGAACTGAAGGAGCATTTAGCACTATGCATACTTTCCTTGTCTATCTTCAGATGGCCCCCATGGAACATCAACCTGCCATTGCCACTCTTCTTCTGCAGCTTGATCTCCTG GTTGAGCCACGGAAGATGAGCATTTATAGGGAAGAAGCTATAGAGGCATTGATTGAAGCACTCCACAGAAAGGATTTCCCTAACCAACAAATGATAGTTCTAGATGCACTCCTATCTCTTTCAGGCTGTTTTACTTCTGCAGGGGAGTCCTATATCGAAGTTTGGCTACTCAAAATGGCAGGGTTTGATCAGCCTTACAATGCTTTAATAAAGACAAACTTGTtgcaaaaacatgaaaaagatTTGAATGAAACCATG GAAGGGGAAGAGAAAGCTGCATATCTATGGGAGAGAAGAGTGGCTTTTGTCCTGTGCAACCACGAAAAAggttctattttcaaagctcTGGAAGAATGCTTCAAGAGTAATTCCTTAAAAATGGCAAAGTCAAGCCTTGTCATTGCCACATGGCTCACTTACATGCTGTCAACACTGCCTGATACTGGTGTAAGTCAGGCTGCCCGTGAATCTTTGCTTGATGAATTTATAAATGTCCTCCAATCATCTAAGAACTTGGAGGAGAAGATTTTGGCAGCCCTTGCTTTGAAAACCTTTATCAATGATCCAG CTGCCCTTGAAGAATTGGGAAAGTATGCTAAAGGCATCTACAAAACTTTGAGAAAGCTCAAGAGGAATTCAGTTGTGGCCACTGATATACTGAAAGCTTTAATGAATTTGTCATCCGTCAATGCA ATGGAGTTGTGGAGTTGCACCGACATCGTAGAACTAGATTCAAGCACAAATGGTGAGGTTCTGTGTATGCTTCATCTGAAGGGTTGTTTGATAACCAGTCACTCAGATGGATCCATAAAG GTTTGGGATTCTGGGAAAAGGGGTTTAAGGCTGGTTCAAGAAGCTCGTGAGCACATGAAGGCTGTTACATGCTTGTATGTCCCATCTTCAGGTGATCGACTATACAGTGGCTCCTTGGACAAAACTATTCGG ATATGGGCACTCAAACCTGAAGAAATTCACTGTATTCAAGTTCATGATGTGAAAGAGGCAGTGCATGATTTGTCAGCCAATTCTAAATTTGCATGTTTTATTTCTCAAGGAAATGGAGTTAAG GTGTATAATTGGACTGGGACTCCAAAGCATATAACTTTCAATAAACATGTAAAGTGCCTAGCCATAACAGGGGATAAGATATACTGTGGTTGCTCTGGCTACAGCATCCAG GAACTCGACCTGTGCAGTTCTACATGGAGCACATTCTATTCAGGAACAAGAAAACTGTTGGGGAAACAAACAATAAATGCCCTGCACATAGATGATGGTCTTCTCTATGCTGGAGGTTCTGCAGTTGATGGAATAGCAGGAAAG GTATTCTCCCGATCGTCTAAGGCAGTAATGGGATCCTTCCCAACGGGATTCGACATCCAACAAATTGCTGTCAACAATGACTTCATATTTACAGCTACAAAATGTGGGATCATCGAGGTTTGGTTGAAAGAAAGAGTCACCAGAGTAGCTTCCATTAAAATGGGCAGCAAGGGACATGCAAAGATTACATCCTTGGCTTCAGACAAGGATGGAGGAATGCTTTTTGCTGGTTCATCTGATGGTAAAATCCAG GCTTGGTCTCTAGACTAA
- the LOC18597799 gene encoding short-chain dehydrogenase TIC 32, chloroplastic → MFFVSSLVFIILCSYLFVFFSPLSLRKQRESFLLCLCLVSFSYCSSGLKVSELGIAPFFEWFFELVETMVGIFSLVTGWPGRSGFGSASTAEEVTEGIDGSNLTAIITGGASGIGLETSRVLALRKVHVLIAARNLKAANEAKESILTENETARIDVLELDLCSIKSIRAFADNFLALNRRLNILINNAGIMFCPFQLSQDGIEVQFATNHIGHFLLTNLLLDNMKNTAKATGIQGRIVNLSSIAHSHCYKNGIRFDKISEKSGYNDKRAYGQSKLANILHANELSRRLQEEGVNITVNSVHPGLIMTPLFRHSAILMNILKFFSFFLWKNVPQGAATTCYVALHPSLKGVTGKYFAECNEMTPSSYARDEALAKRLWDFSNKLIHSVSKP, encoded by the exons ATGTTTTTCGTCTCATCTTTGGTTTTCATCATTCTTTGTTCttacctttttgtttttttctcccCTCTTAGCTTGAGGAAACAAAGAGAATCTTTCCTTCTTTGTCTCTGCCTCGTCAGTTTCTCGTATTGCTCATCGGGTCTCAAAGTTTCGGAGCTTGGTATTGCGCCCTTTTTTGAGTGGTTTTTTGAATTAGTGGAAACAATGGTTGGGATCTTCTCGTTGGTGACAGGGTGGCCAGGACGAAGCGGCTTTGGTTCAGCTTCCACTGCGGAAGAGGTTACTGAGGGAATTGATGGAAGCAACCTAACTGCTATAATAACCG GAGGAGCGAGTGGAATTGGGTTGGAGACTTCAAGAGTATTGGCTCTTCGCAAAGTCCATGTCCTCATCGCTGCAAGGAACTTGAAAGCTGCCaatgaagcaaaagaaagtATCCTTACAGAGAATGAAACCGCCCGTATAGATGTTCTGGAGCTCGATCTTTGCTCTATCAAGTCTATTAGAGCATTTGCTGACAATTTCCTTGCTCTTAATCGTCGTCTCAATATCTTAAT AAACAATGCTGGGATCATGTTCTGTCCCTTTCAGCTTTCTCAAGATGGAATAGAGGTGCAGTTTGCAACTAATCATATTG GGCACTTCCTCTTAACAAACCTTCTATTAGACAATATGAAGAACACAGCTAAAGCTACTGGTATTCAGGGGAGGATTGTTAACTTGTCATCAATAGCCCACAGCCACTGTTATAAAAATGGGATCCGGTTTGATAAGATCAGTGAGAAATCTGG TTACAATGACAAAAGAGCATATGGGCAGTCGAAATTAGCAAACATATTACATGCCAATGAACTCTCTCGTCGATTGCAG GAGGAAGGTGTGAACATCACAGTCAATTCGGTCCACCCAGGATTGATTATGACGCCTCTCTTCAGGCACTCCGCAATTTTAATGA ACATCTTGAAGTTCTTCAGTTTCTTCCTCTGGAAGAATGTACCCCAG GGGGCAGCTACAACCTGCTACGTCGCGCTCCACCCAAGCCTGAAGGGAGTGACGGGGAAGTACTTTGCGGAATGCAATGAGATGACACCAAGTTCATATGCTAGAGACGAAGCGCTGGCGAAGCGACTATGGGACTTCAGCAACAAATTGATTCACTCTGTTTCAAAACCTTGA
- the LOC18597803 gene encoding actin-depolymerizing factor 2, which produces MANAASGMAVHDECKLKFLELKAKRTYRFIVFKIEEKQKQVIVEKLGEPAQSYEDFAKSLPADECRYAVYDFDFLTPENVQKSRIFFIAWSPDTSRVRSKMIYASSKDRFKRELDGIQVELQATDPTEMGLDVIKSRAS; this is translated from the exons GCCAATGCAGCATCAGGAATGGCTGTGCACGATGAGTGCAAGTTGAAGTTTTTGGAGCTTAAGGCAAAAAGGACCTACCGCTTCATCGTTTTCAAAATTGAGGAGAAGCAGAAGCAAGTTATTGTTGAGAAGCTTGGTGAGCCAGCCCAGAGCTACGAGGATTTTGCTAAAAGTCTTCCTGCTGATGAATGTCGATATGCTGtgtatgattttgattttctaaCGCCAGAGAATGTCCAAAAGAGCAGGATTTTTTTCATTGCATG GTCTCCTGATACATCAAGGGTCAGGAGTAAGATGATATATGCTAGCTCCAAAGACAGATTCAAGAGAGAACTGGATGGAATTCAGGTGGAATTGCAAGCAACAGATCCAACTGAGATGGGTCTTGATGTTATCAAAAGCCGTGCTAGCTGA